In the Drosophila gunungcola strain Sukarami unplaced genomic scaffold, Dgunungcola_SK_2 000001F, whole genome shotgun sequence genome, one interval contains:
- the LOC128262582 gene encoding exosome complex component RRP40: MTSTSTIVMPGDRIAAIEELAKSKRVILGPGLRRQDETVVASKAGPLRHKEPSTFWVDNYQRRYIPARGDLVLGIVRSKAGDLYRVDIGAADTASISYLAFESATKKNRPDLNPGDLIYARVLNASADIEPELVCVNSVGKRGKLGLLAEGFFFKCSLNLGRMLLRENCPVLAALTRELPYEIAIGVNGRIWLKAHSLRETIALANAIVALEQAGYTEIDKICDNLGDFLQA, from the coding sequence ATGACTTCAACCAGCACAATAGTGATGCCCGGAGATCGGATAGCGGCCATTGAGGAGTTGGCCAAGAGCAAGCGTGTGATTTTGGGACCAGGGCTGCGGCGACAAGACGAAACAGTGGTGGCCAGCAAGGCGGGACCACTTCGTCACAAGGAACCCTCTACTTTTTGGGTGGACAACTACCAAAGGCGATATATTCCCGCTCGCGGAGATCTGGTCCTGGGCATAGTGCGTTCCAAGGCGGGAGATCTGTACCGCGTGGACATCGGAGCAGCGGACACTGCATCCATCTCCTATCTAGCCTTCGAGTCGGCCACCAAAAAGAATCGTCCGGATTTGAATCCCGGCGATCTGATCTACGCCAGAGTTTTGAATGCCAGTGCGGACATAGAACCGGAATTGGTTTGCGTCAATTCCGTGGGCAAACGTGGCAAACTCGGCCTCCTCGCCGAGGGATTTTTCTTTAAGTGCAGCCTGAATCTGGGCAGGATGCTCCTCAGGGAAAACTGCCCTGTCCTGGCAGCTCTGACCCGGGAATTACCCTACGAGATTGCCATCGGAGTCAACGGGAGAATCTGGCTGAAGGCCCATTCCCTGCGAGAAACCATCGCCCTGGCCAATGCCATTGTGGCCCTGGAGCAAGCTGGCTACACGGAAATCGACAAGATCTGCGACAATCTGGGCGACTTTCTGCAGGCTTAG
- the LOC128262575 gene encoding enolase — MGSEKSASVFSAISVAFRSKSAASQLSSGFKFQQFSKSTCASNEMTIKAIKARQIYDSRGNPTVEVDLTTDLGLFRAAVPSGASTGVHEALELRDNDKANYHGKSVLKAVGHVNDTLGPELIKANLDVVDQAAIDNFMLKLDGTENKSKFGANAILGVSLAVAKAGAAKKSVPLYKHIADLAGNKEIILPVPAFNVINGGSHAGNKLAMQEFMILPTGATTFTEAMKMGSEVYHHLKNVIKAKFGLDATAVGDEGGFAPNIQSNKEALCLITDAIAKAGYTGKIEIGMDVAASEFYKDGQYDLDFKNEKSDKSQWLPADKLANLYQEFIKDFPIVSIEDPFDQDHWEAWTNLTGSTTIQIVGDDLTVTNPKRIATAVEKKACNCLLLKVNQIGTVTESIAAHLLAKKNGWGTMVSHRSGETEDSFIGDLVVGLSTGQIKTGAPCRSERLAKYNQILRIEEEIGAGVKFAGKSFRKPQ, encoded by the exons ATGGGCAGCGAAAAATCGGCGAGCGTTTTCTCAGCGATTTCAGTCGCTTTCAGAAGCAAATCAGCAGCCAGCCAGCTCTCATCTGGATTTAAATTTCAGCAGTTCAGTAAAAGTACTTG TGCCAGCAACGAGATGACCATTAAAGCGATCAAGGCCCGTCAGATCTACGACTCCCGTGGCAACCCCACCGTGGAGGTCGACCTGACCACCGACCTGGGACTGTTCCGTGCGGCCGTGCCCTCTGGTGCCTCCACCGGCGTCCACGAGGCTCTGGAGCTGCGCGACAACGACAAGGCCAACTACCACGGCAAGTCGGTGCTGAAGGCTGTGGGCCATGTCAACGACACGCTGGGACCCGAGCTGATCAAGGCCAATCTGGATGTGGTCGACCAGGCCGCGATCGACAACTTCATGCTGAAGCTGGACGGCACCGAGAACAAGAGCAAGTTCGGAGCCAATGCCATTCTGGGTGTTTCGCTGGCCGTGGCCAAGGCCGGTGCTGCCAAGAAGAGTGTGCCGCTGTACAAACACATTGCCGATCTGGCTGGCAACAAGGAGATCATCCTGCCGGTGCCCGCCTTCAATGTGATCAACGGCGGCAGCCATGCCGGCAACAAGCTGGCCATGCAGGAGTTCATGATCCTGCCCACCGGCGCCACCACCTTCACCGAGGCCATGAAGATGGGCTCCGAGGTGTACCACCACCTGAAGAACGTGATCAAGGCCAAGTTCGGCCTGGACGCCACCGCCGTGGGCGATGAGGGTGGCTTCGCCCCCAACATCCAGTCGAACAAGGAGGCCCTCTGCCTGATCACCGATGCCATTGCCAAGGCCGGCTACACCGGCAAGATCGAGATCGGCATGGACGTGGCTGCCTCCGAGTTCTACAAGGATGGCCAGTACGATCTGGACTTTAAGAACGAGAAGAGCGACAAGTCGCAGTGGCTGCCGGCCGACAAGCTGGCCAACTTGTACCAGGAGTTCATCAAGGACTTCCCCATTGTCTCCATCGAGGATCCCTTCGATCAGGACCACTGGGAGGCCTGGACCAACCTGACCGGCTCCACCACCATCCAGATTGTGGGCGACGATCTGACGGTGACCAATCCCAAGCGCATTGCCACCGCCGTGGAGAAGAAGGCCTGCAACTGCCTGCTGCTGAAGGTCAACCAGATCGGCACCGTCACCGAGTCGATTGCCGCCCATCTGCTGGCCAAGAAGAACGGCTGGGGCACCATGGTCTCCCACCGTTCCGGCGAGACCGAGGACTCGTTCATCGGCGACCTGGTCGTGGGTCTGTCCACTGGCCAGATCAAGACCGGTGCTCCGTGCCGCTCGGAGCGTCTGGCCAAGTACAACCAGATCCTGCGCATCGAGGAGGAGATCGGCGCCGGCGTCAAGTTCGCCGGCAAGTCCTTCCGGAAGCCGCAGTAA
- the LOC128262578 gene encoding mitochondrial carrier protein Rim2 isoform X1, translating into MAQNTADTFIHLIAGGSAGTVGAVVTCPLEVVKTRLQSSTAFMTPSRLAENAGGPANGGQSELLRPEQRRKLSTTILRNRSQPQVIGGVRRIMAISHCGISSTTPKSMSIMQCLRHIVQNEGPRALFKGLGPNLVGVAPSRAIYFCTYSQTKNTLNSLGFVERDSPLVHIMSAASAGFVSSTATNPIWFVKTRMQLDYNSKVQMTVRQCIERVYAQGGVAAFYKGITASYFGICETMVHFVIYEFIKSKLLEQRNQRHTDTKGSRDFLEFMMAGAVSKTIASCIAYPHEVARTRLREEGNKYNSFWQTLHTVWKEEGRAGLYRGLATQLVRQIPNTAIMMATYEAVVYVLTRRFNNKSNEFYDF; encoded by the exons ATGGCCCAAAACACAGCAGACACTTTCATCCATTTAATTGCCGGCGG GTCGGCTGGCACAGTTGGCGCCGTGGTCACATGTCCCCTGGAGGTGGTGAAGACGCGTCTGCAGAGCTCCACGGCTTTTATGACGCCATCGCGTCTGGCGGAGAATGCCGGTGGACCGGCGAACGGTGGCCAATCGGAGCTTTTGCGGCCGGAACAACGACGTAAGCTAAGCACAACGATATTACGTAACAGATCACAGCCACAGGTGATTGGGGGTGTGCGTAGG ATCATGGCCATTTCACATTGCGGCATCTCATCCACAACCCCCAAATCCATGAGCATCATGCAGTGCCTGCG ACATATTGTTCAGAACGAGGGTCCCCGCGCTCTGTTCAAAGGGCTAGGTCCGAATCTCGTGGGCGTGGCCCCGTCCCGTGCCATTTACTTCTGCACCTACTCACAAACCAAGAACACGCTCAACAGTTTGGG CTTTGTTGAACGTGACTCGCCATTGGTGCACATAATGAGTGCGGCAAGTGCTGGCTTCGTCTCCTCCACGGCCACGAATCCCATTTGGTTTGTGAAGACGCGGATGCAGCTGGACTACAACTCCAAGGTGCAGATGACCGTGAGGCAGTGCATCGAGAGGGTCTATGCCCAAGGCGGCGTCGCTGCCTTCTACAAGGGCATCACGGCCAGCTATTTTGGCATCTGCGAGACCATGGTTCACTTTGTCATCTACGAGTTTATCAAGTCTAAATTG TTGGAGCAGCGAAATCAGCGACACACGGACACAAAGGGCTCTCGGGACTTCTTGGAGTTTATGATGGCGGGGGCTGTTTCCAAAACAATTGCCTCCTGCATCGCCTATCCCCACGAAGTGGCTCGAACTCGTCTGCGGGAGGAGGGCAACAAGTACAACTCCTTCTGGCAGACTTTGCACACGGTTTGGAAGGAGGAGGGCAGAGCGGGACTCTATAG GGGCTTGGCCACGCAGCTGGTGCGACAGATTCCCAACACGGCGATCATGATGGCCACCTACGAGGCGGTCGTCTATGTCCTCACCCGGCGATTCAACAACAAGTCCAACGAGTTCTATGACTTCTAG
- the LOC128262578 gene encoding mitochondrial carrier protein Rim2 isoform X2 — protein MAQNTADTFIHLIAGGSAGTVGAVVTCPLEVVKTRLQSSTAFMTPSRLAENAGGPANGGQSELLRPEQRRKLSTTILRNRSQPQIMAISHCGISSTTPKSMSIMQCLRHIVQNEGPRALFKGLGPNLVGVAPSRAIYFCTYSQTKNTLNSLGFVERDSPLVHIMSAASAGFVSSTATNPIWFVKTRMQLDYNSKVQMTVRQCIERVYAQGGVAAFYKGITASYFGICETMVHFVIYEFIKSKLLEQRNQRHTDTKGSRDFLEFMMAGAVSKTIASCIAYPHEVARTRLREEGNKYNSFWQTLHTVWKEEGRAGLYRGLATQLVRQIPNTAIMMATYEAVVYVLTRRFNNKSNEFYDF, from the exons ATGGCCCAAAACACAGCAGACACTTTCATCCATTTAATTGCCGGCGG GTCGGCTGGCACAGTTGGCGCCGTGGTCACATGTCCCCTGGAGGTGGTGAAGACGCGTCTGCAGAGCTCCACGGCTTTTATGACGCCATCGCGTCTGGCGGAGAATGCCGGTGGACCGGCGAACGGTGGCCAATCGGAGCTTTTGCGGCCGGAACAACGACGTAAGCTAAGCACAACGATATTACGTAACAGATCACAGCCACAG ATCATGGCCATTTCACATTGCGGCATCTCATCCACAACCCCCAAATCCATGAGCATCATGCAGTGCCTGCG ACATATTGTTCAGAACGAGGGTCCCCGCGCTCTGTTCAAAGGGCTAGGTCCGAATCTCGTGGGCGTGGCCCCGTCCCGTGCCATTTACTTCTGCACCTACTCACAAACCAAGAACACGCTCAACAGTTTGGG CTTTGTTGAACGTGACTCGCCATTGGTGCACATAATGAGTGCGGCAAGTGCTGGCTTCGTCTCCTCCACGGCCACGAATCCCATTTGGTTTGTGAAGACGCGGATGCAGCTGGACTACAACTCCAAGGTGCAGATGACCGTGAGGCAGTGCATCGAGAGGGTCTATGCCCAAGGCGGCGTCGCTGCCTTCTACAAGGGCATCACGGCCAGCTATTTTGGCATCTGCGAGACCATGGTTCACTTTGTCATCTACGAGTTTATCAAGTCTAAATTG TTGGAGCAGCGAAATCAGCGACACACGGACACAAAGGGCTCTCGGGACTTCTTGGAGTTTATGATGGCGGGGGCTGTTTCCAAAACAATTGCCTCCTGCATCGCCTATCCCCACGAAGTGGCTCGAACTCGTCTGCGGGAGGAGGGCAACAAGTACAACTCCTTCTGGCAGACTTTGCACACGGTTTGGAAGGAGGAGGGCAGAGCGGGACTCTATAG GGGCTTGGCCACGCAGCTGGTGCGACAGATTCCCAACACGGCGATCATGATGGCCACCTACGAGGCGGTCGTCTATGTCCTCACCCGGCGATTCAACAACAAGTCCAACGAGTTCTATGACTTCTAG
- the LOC128262578 gene encoding mitochondrial carrier protein Rim2 isoform X3: MPVDRRTVANRSFCGRNNDIMAISHCGISSTTPKSMSIMQCLRHIVQNEGPRALFKGLGPNLVGVAPSRAIYFCTYSQTKNTLNSLGFVERDSPLVHIMSAASAGFVSSTATNPIWFVKTRMQLDYNSKVQMTVRQCIERVYAQGGVAAFYKGITASYFGICETMVHFVIYEFIKSKLLEQRNQRHTDTKGSRDFLEFMMAGAVSKTIASCIAYPHEVARTRLREEGNKYNSFWQTLHTVWKEEGRAGLYRGLATQLVRQIPNTAIMMATYEAVVYVLTRRFNNKSNEFYDF, translated from the exons ATGCCGGTGGACCGGCGAACGGTGGCCAATCGGAGCTTTTGCGGCCGGAACAACGAC ATCATGGCCATTTCACATTGCGGCATCTCATCCACAACCCCCAAATCCATGAGCATCATGCAGTGCCTGCG ACATATTGTTCAGAACGAGGGTCCCCGCGCTCTGTTCAAAGGGCTAGGTCCGAATCTCGTGGGCGTGGCCCCGTCCCGTGCCATTTACTTCTGCACCTACTCACAAACCAAGAACACGCTCAACAGTTTGGG CTTTGTTGAACGTGACTCGCCATTGGTGCACATAATGAGTGCGGCAAGTGCTGGCTTCGTCTCCTCCACGGCCACGAATCCCATTTGGTTTGTGAAGACGCGGATGCAGCTGGACTACAACTCCAAGGTGCAGATGACCGTGAGGCAGTGCATCGAGAGGGTCTATGCCCAAGGCGGCGTCGCTGCCTTCTACAAGGGCATCACGGCCAGCTATTTTGGCATCTGCGAGACCATGGTTCACTTTGTCATCTACGAGTTTATCAAGTCTAAATTG TTGGAGCAGCGAAATCAGCGACACACGGACACAAAGGGCTCTCGGGACTTCTTGGAGTTTATGATGGCGGGGGCTGTTTCCAAAACAATTGCCTCCTGCATCGCCTATCCCCACGAAGTGGCTCGAACTCGTCTGCGGGAGGAGGGCAACAAGTACAACTCCTTCTGGCAGACTTTGCACACGGTTTGGAAGGAGGAGGGCAGAGCGGGACTCTATAG GGGCTTGGCCACGCAGCTGGTGCGACAGATTCCCAACACGGCGATCATGATGGCCACCTACGAGGCGGTCGTCTATGTCCTCACCCGGCGATTCAACAACAAGTCCAACGAGTTCTATGACTTCTAG